The DNA segment GCCGTTGCGTAAATGCCAACAGATTACGACCACCTCTCACGCGAGGCGCTCATCGAGCTGCTGAAGCGGCGCGACCGCCGGATGCCCTATGGTCTGGTGTGGGAGCGGCGCGAGATCGCGCCCGATACGGCGTTGAACCGCGATTTCGTCGGGTTGGAGCTGGACCCCGAGCTGTCCTGCGGTGCGGCGCCCTGGCGCGATCTCATCATCGAGGGCGACAACTACGACGCGCTGCGCACGCTGGTCAGCACCCATGCCGGACAGGTCAAGCTGATCTACATCGATCCGCCGTACAACACGGGGCGCAAGGATTTCGTCTACAACGACCGCTATTTCGACGCAACCGACCGCTACCGGCACTCGACCTGGCTGGAGTTCCTGTATCGGCGTCTGCGGCTGGCGCGTGATCTGCTGGCCGAGGATGGCGTCATCTTCGTGTCCATCGACGACAACGAGCTGTTCAATCTCGGGCTGTTGATGAACAAGGTGTTCGGCGAGCGCAATTTCATCGCCAACGTCATCTGGCAGAAGGTTTTTTCACCCAAGAACACCGCCGTTCACTTCTCGGACGACCACGAGTATGTGTTGGTCTATGCCGCCAATCGGGACGTCTGGCGGCCCAATCCGCTGCCGCGCTCGACGGCACAGGATCGGGCGTACAAGAACCCCGATGACGATCCGCGCGGCCCCTGGACATCCGGTGACTTGGCGGCGCGGAACTTCTATGGTGAGGGGCGCTACCCTATCGAGTGTCCCTCAGGGCGGATCATTGATGGTCCTCCCGCCGGTTCTTATTGGCGCGTGTCCAAAGCGAAGTTTTTGGAACTAGACGCCGACAAACGTATCTGGTGGGGCAAAAGCGGCAATAACACGCCACGCCTGAAGCGCTTCCTCTCCGAAGTCAAACAAGGCGTGGTCCCGCAAACCCTGTGGACCTACGACGCCGTGGGCCACACCCAGGACGCCAAGAAGCAGCTCAACGAGATCCTGCCCAAGGACCGCAACGAGGATGTCTTCTCGACGCCCAAGCCGCTGCAACTGATGGACCGCATCCTGCGTCTGGCGACCAAGCCCGGCGATCTGGTGGTCGACTTCTTCGCCGGATCGGGCACGCTCGCCCACGCGCTGCTCCAGCTCAACCGCGAAGACGGCGGCGAGCGTCGGTTCATCCTCGTCTCCAACACGGAAACCACCGACGACGAACCCGACAAAAACCTGTGCCGCGATGTCTGCGCCACCCGCGTGCGCCGCGCCATCGAAGGCTACACCTCATCCAAGGGCCAAACAGTCGAAGGACTGGGCGGCGGCTTCGCCTATCTGCGCGCCACACCCATCCCGACCCATCGCCTCGAAGAACGCCTGCACGACAACCAGGTCTGGTCCTATCTCCAGTTGACACATCACCACCCGCTGACCGAACGCGCGCCGCTCGTATCGGTCTCGGTCTGGGATGGACAGACCATCCTCTACCTGCCCACCGTCACCGACCGGATGAAGTCGGCCCTGCGCGAAGCCCTGAATCAGCACCCGCACGCCATCGTCTACACCTGGACCCCGGCGGCGCTGGCCGGTCTGGTCGATGATGACCATCTGCGCACGGTACCGGCCGAACTGACGCGCGGCTTCCGCTTCAGCGCCACAGACGGAGATGACGACGCATGAGCCGCCTCACCCCCTTGTCATTTCAGGAGCGGCACATCGCCGCACTTGTCGCCCGCTTTCAGGCCCAGCGCGACAACTACGCCCGCCTGACCGACCCGCGCGAACTGGCCAAACTGCGCAAGCTTTCCGCCGCCGTCCTGCTCCAGGCCCCGACCGGCACCGGCAAGACCCTGATCGCCACCGAGGTCGCGGCCCGCTTCTCGGAATTGGAGCGCGTGGTCTGGTTCTGGTTTGCGCCCTACGCCACCCTCATCGATCAAGCTACCGCCGGCCTGCGACGTCAGGCACCCCAACTGAAGATCCTCAACATCCGGCACCAGCGCACCCCGGACGAACTGGCGCCGGGCGCGCTGTTCGTCATCACCTGGCAGACGGTCGCGACCAAGACCAAGGAGTCGCGCCTTGCGCGCGTCACCGGCGATGACGGTCTGTCGATCGATGACCTCATCGCCCTGGCCCGCGATCTGGGTCTACGCATCGGCGCGGTGGTGGACGAGGCGCATCACGGCTTCGTCAAGGCCCGCGAAGCCTACCGCTTCTTCACCGAAGTGCTGCAACCCGACTATGCCCTTTTGATGACCGCCACACCCAAAGATAGCGACATCGTCCGTTTTGCCGAGGCGACCGGCTATCAGGTGAGTGACTCAGCCATCACGCGCTACGAAGGCTATCAGGCCGGATTGCTCAAGCTCGGCGTCAAGACCGCGCGCTTCCTGACCCGCAATAACGACGAAGCCGCGCTGGTGGACTTCGAGGAACTGGCCTTGTCCCAATGCGCCGCTATGCACCGTCACCTCCAGGCCGTGCTGGACGAGCAGGGGATCGGACTGACCCCGCTGATGCTGGTGCAGGTGCCCAACGGCGGCGCGGCGCTGCAAAAAGCCCGCGACTACCTGACCGGACCGCTCAAGTTCGCTCAATCCGCCGTCAAGGTCCATGTCGCCGACGAACCGGACCCCAACTTACAGGCGCTGGCGCAAGACCCGAGCGTCGAGGTGCTGGTGTTCAAGATGGCGATCGCGATGGGCTTCGACGCCCCGCGCGCCTTCACCCTGGCCGCACTGCGCGGCACCCGTGACGCGAACTTCGGCATCCAGGTCGTCGGGCGCATCATGCGCGTACATTCGCTGTTGCAGCGCCGGACGGATCTGCCGCCGATTCTGAATCATGGCTATGTGTTCCTGGCCAACAGCGAAGCCCAGGAGGGACTGACGGGCGCGGCGGCGGCCATCAACCGGATTCAGGCCCGCACGGCCGACACCGCGCCGGAAACGGTCGTCACCTACACCCAGGGTTCATCGTTCGTCCAAGTGGTGAAAACCGGACAGACCGCGTCGATCTTTCCGCCCGATCCGACGCCCGATGACGCCGCGACCGGCACCGAATCCAGCACCGCCTCCGACGACTCGCGCCCACCGAATACCGCGCCGCCTGAGCTGCACACGCCGGATTTCTTCCCCGAGCTGACCGAGTTGGCCCGAACCACGCCGACGCCCGATACTCAGCCGGGTCAGACACCACTGGTTCGCGCCTTCGCACTCGATGCTCAGGCGCAGTACGACTACCCGTTGCAGGTCAAGGATCCGCCGCCGCTGATGACGGAGGTCATGCCGCCGCATCCCGATGATTTCGAAGATCAGTTGGTGTCGTTCATCGACTTCTCGCGTGTGCTGGGCGACCGTATGCCTCGTCGTGCCAAGTTGGTCCAGCGCACACTCGACATCTTTGCGGACGCAGAGACCCCGGAGGATGAGGATATCCCGGCTAGTTTGTCGGTGGCGGGAATCGCGCAGCGGGCGCGCCAGATTGCGTTCGAGTATGAGGACGTCGATCGCCGCCAGTTTCTCCAGGCCCTGCGCCGACGGTTCCGTGATGCGTTGGAGGCCGATGGCTTCGAGATGCCTGAATCCGAAGAAGAACTGACTCAGCAGCTCGAACGGGTGCTGGTCCGCAACCCGAACCTGATCCGGCAGGCGCATAAACGCTGTCGCGCCGGCCAGATTCAGCTTCAGCCCGTGACCCTGCCCGCCGTGCAACGTTTCAACGATCCTCCGGAAAAGGCCAAGCGCAACCTGTACGGCCTGTTTCCGCCGGACTTATCGGTTGAAGAAAAGCGCTTCGCCGAGATCCTGGATACGTCTCCCGAGGTCGACTGGTGGC comes from the Allochromatium tepidum genome and includes:
- a CDS encoding site-specific DNA-methyltransferase; translation: MPTDYDHLSREALIELLKRRDRRMPYGLVWERREIAPDTALNRDFVGLELDPELSCGAAPWRDLIIEGDNYDALRTLVSTHAGQVKLIYIDPPYNTGRKDFVYNDRYFDATDRYRHSTWLEFLYRRLRLARDLLAEDGVIFVSIDDNELFNLGLLMNKVFGERNFIANVIWQKVFSPKNTAVHFSDDHEYVLVYAANRDVWRPNPLPRSTAQDRAYKNPDDDPRGPWTSGDLAARNFYGEGRYPIECPSGRIIDGPPAGSYWRVSKAKFLELDADKRIWWGKSGNNTPRLKRFLSEVKQGVVPQTLWTYDAVGHTQDAKKQLNEILPKDRNEDVFSTPKPLQLMDRILRLATKPGDLVVDFFAGSGTLAHALLQLNREDGGERRFILVSNTETTDDEPDKNLCRDVCATRVRRAIEGYTSSKGQTVEGLGGGFAYLRATPIPTHRLEERLHDNQVWSYLQLTHHHPLTERAPLVSVSVWDGQTILYLPTVTDRMKSALREALNQHPHAIVYTWTPAALAGLVDDDHLRTVPAELTRGFRFSATDGDDDA
- a CDS encoding DEAD/DEAH box helicase; amino-acid sequence: MSRLTPLSFQERHIAALVARFQAQRDNYARLTDPRELAKLRKLSAAVLLQAPTGTGKTLIATEVAARFSELERVVWFWFAPYATLIDQATAGLRRQAPQLKILNIRHQRTPDELAPGALFVITWQTVATKTKESRLARVTGDDGLSIDDLIALARDLGLRIGAVVDEAHHGFVKAREAYRFFTEVLQPDYALLMTATPKDSDIVRFAEATGYQVSDSAITRYEGYQAGLLKLGVKTARFLTRNNDEAALVDFEELALSQCAAMHRHLQAVLDEQGIGLTPLMLVQVPNGGAALQKARDYLTGPLKFAQSAVKVHVADEPDPNLQALAQDPSVEVLVFKMAIAMGFDAPRAFTLAALRGTRDANFGIQVVGRIMRVHSLLQRRTDLPPILNHGYVFLANSEAQEGLTGAAAAINRIQARTADTAPETVVTYTQGSSFVQVVKTGQTASIFPPDPTPDDAATGTESSTASDDSRPPNTAPPELHTPDFFPELTELARTTPTPDTQPGQTPLVRAFALDAQAQYDYPLQVKDPPPLMTEVMPPHPDDFEDQLVSFIDFSRVLGDRMPRRAKLVQRTLDIFADAETPEDEDIPASLSVAGIAQRARQIAFEYEDVDRRQFLQALRRRFRDALEADGFEMPESEEELTQQLERVLVRNPNLIRQAHKRCRAGQIQLQPVTLPAVQRFNDPPEKAKRNLYGLFPPDLSVEEKRFAEILDTSPEVDWWHRNPVRKPESVALYQWSSGVGFFPDFLVAVQGRKTGDGVALVEFKGPHLQQFDKEKAGAVHPHYGRVFMVGAGGGEKKELRLFRLTAGELVDDGLFEVIRLRYD